One genomic segment of Scylla paramamosain isolate STU-SP2022 chromosome 11, ASM3559412v1, whole genome shotgun sequence includes these proteins:
- the LOC135105033 gene encoding uncharacterized protein LOC135105033, with product MASNFYHSMVQQPTFVPPAQNSVLPEAPKEKKKRTRNPENWKKEKRKRAILSGQPYVNTKGELVGPRAIGPDCNCKNKCFTAVNDENRNAIFNGYYSLNSYDEQNAYLYGLIRRHDIQRKRKPVSERRTCSYKYYVRIKGKEIQVCKKAFANIHGISDKKIRTLCIKHEQNILFPRDNRGRHRNRPKKVTPELVTLIKHHILKMLSGPNGSDYIKTDKNQGPDVNISKLHKNFLQQYEPEAIDMETDKVIKDYDAKVKSWLYFKVFHEEFKSMDFNTVKRKLSDLRKSLEASGAIQTTKKKTPKQSRSRQRSQEVQNTRNTPANLTEAPVQTLGVTMSAAPGTQMTGYMGSQQPHALPPNLQLSVLGLQHTGAPFNPTSVQQPQQQPLNLQTGGNGSGQGGEQPQALPLNLHSMGGHVPSYYLSLGHMSNLISLPVSSGGGIQSANSQTANFTAQHNMQPFIPAHTVSAQAESGPGGGQPHVIQGGVGVTYTGPQHNPNMY from the exons ATGGCTTCCAACTTCTACCACTCCATGGTGCAGCAGCCAACTTTTGTGCCGCCTGCACAGAATTCTGTTCTACCTGAAGCTcccaaagaaaagaagaaaagaacaagaaatcctgaaaactggaaaaaagagaaaagaaaacgtgccaTCCTGTCCGGCCAGCCATACGTGAACACCAAGGGGGAACTGGTCGGGCCGAGGGCCATCGGGCCGGACTGTAACTGTAAGAATAAGTGTTTTACGGCAGTCAACGATGAAAATCGCAACGCCATATTCAACGGCTACTATTCCCTGAACAG CTATGATGAGCAGAATGCCTACCTCTATGGCCTCATTCGCCGCCACGACATTCAACGGAAGAGAAAGCCTGTCTCAGAACGGAGGACATGCTCATACAAGTATTATGTGCGAATCAAGGGGAAGGAGATCCAG GTTTGCAAGAAAGCCTTTGCCAACATACATGGCATATCAGACAAGAAAATCAGAACATTGTGCATCAAGCATGAGCAGAATATTTTATTTCCCCGTGATAATAGAGGGAGGCATCGGAACAGACCAAAAAAG GTGACCCCAGAATTGGTGACCCTGATCAAACACCACATTCTTAAGATGCTCTCTGGGCCTAATGGCAGTGACTACATCAAGACAGACAAGAACCAAGGTCCTGATGTAAATATCTCTAAACTTCATAAGAACTTCCTTCAGCAGTATGAACCTGAGGCTATAGATATGGAGACTG ACAAGGTGATCAAGGACTATGATGCAAAAGTCAAGTCTTGGCTCTACTTCAAGGTTTTTCATGAAGAATTCAAATCAATGGATTTCAACACTGTCAAAAGGAAGCTGTCTGACCTCCGTAAGAGTCTAGAAGCCTCAGGGGCTATCCAAActacgaaaaagaaaactccTAAGCAATCTCGCTCCCGGCAGCGCTCACAAGAAGTCCAAAACACACGCAACACCCCTGCCAACCTAACAGAAGCACCAGTGCAGACACTGGGTGTGACCATGTCAGCAGCACCAGGCACCCAGATGACTGGATATATGGGCAGCCAGCAGCCTCATGCACTGCCTCCCAACCTACAGCTGAGTGTGCTGGGGCTACAGCACACAGGGGCACCCTTCAACCCTACTTCAGTCCAGCAACCCCAGCAACAGCCTCTCAATCTCCAGACTGGGGGCAATGGAAGTGGCCAAGGGGGAGAACAACCTCAGGCCTTGCCCCTCAACCTTCATTCCATGGGGGGCCACGTGCCCTCCTACTACCTCTCTCTTGGCCACATGTCCAACCTCATCTCTTTGCCAGTGTCTTctggaggaggaatacaatcTGCAAACTCTCAGACTGCTAATTTCACTGCACAGCACAACATGCAGCCGTTCATCCCTGCACACACAGTCAGTGCACAAGCTGAGTCCGGACCAGGAGGAGGACAGCCCCATGTCATCCAGGGTGGGGTAGGGGTCACTTATACTGGTCCTCAACACAACCCAAACATGTACTGA
- the LOC135105034 gene encoding vacuolar ATPase assembly integral membrane protein vma21-like has translation MASKTVTAIPGGDSFLGDKGPTEGLLIAAVLPYVLMIILLPIGSFFFTKSFVFQEILAYSDTTANVYAAISSVILLHVLLALFIIKAFKEYPSKGVKQD, from the exons ATGGCGAGTAAGACTGTAACAGCTATCCCAGGTGGAGACAGCTTCCTAGGAGACAAG GGCCCTACTGAAGGCTTGCTGATTGCTGCAGTGCTACCCTATGTACTGATGATAATTCTTCTACCCATTGGCAGTTTCTTCTTCACCAAGTCCTTTGTATTTCAGG AGATACTGGCTTACAGTGACACCACTGCCAATGTGTATGCTGCCATCTCTTCTGTGATTCTCCTGCATGTACTGTTGGCTCTCTTCATCATCAAAGCCTTCAAGGAATACCCATCCAAGGGTGTCAAGCAAGACTAA
- the LOC135105036 gene encoding uncharacterized protein LOC135105036 isoform X2, with product MARRRSRVSLGRPLIWLGSDWSWDQETAGNAPGVTRKSVSSMQTAKTKTNSPKKTPEDTVLQMKKHMLKLLSMHDYTVFCKTDQKNGQVDVDISKMHRSYLEEHEPQAFEPPPSNDPNREYKPKVKQWLYRKIYLDEFKSFEYAECKRKIGDLRRSIDSVMMQKKKKAPKPKPPAPSPQHQDYSMNSHSPNTPGPTDMSRTAMPVPPGTIIATTPHTPASSTATGGYQPNLMNLGVETTTTPVSSMAAMGATSTLHNSLATYMTQQVQPNLLFGLGQQQQPPPAQQQPLNLQTSHQGQPTMQAPPHQAPGSAAPPTAAPPLPLNLHNPYYVSLGPMLPLPMSTPQHNHQQQFQQNMLQQQQGIPGGFNQHTMYQ from the exons ATGGCGAGAAGAAGAAGCCGCGTATCATTGGGCAGACCGCTTATATGGCTGGGCTCAGACTGGAGCTGGGATCAGGAGACGGCGGGGAATGCTCCAGGTGTAACAAGAAAAAGTGTTTCAAGCATGCAGACGGCAA AAACAAAAACCAACTCTCCCAAAAAGACTCCAGAGGACACAGTGCTACAGATGAAGAAGCACATGCTCAAGCTGCTGTCCATGCATGACTACACAGTGTTCTGCAAGACTGACCAGAAAAACGGACAGGTGGATGTTGATATTTCCAAGATGCACCGTTCCTACCTGGAAGAACACGAACCTCAGGCCTTTGAGCCACCCCCTTCCAATG atcCAAATAGAGAATACAAACCTAAAGTCAAGCAGTGGCTGTACAGAAAAATATACTTAGATGAGTTCAAGAGCTTTGAGTATGCAGAATGTAAGCGTAAGATTGGTGACCTTAGACGAAGCATAGACAGTGTGAtgatgcaaaagaaaaagaaagcaccCAAGCCCAAGCCTCCTGCCCCTTCTCCACAGCACCAG GACTACAGCATGAATAGCCATAGCCCCAACACTCCCGGACCCACTGACATGAGCAGAACAGCCATGCCAGTTCCTCCAGGTACCATCATTGCCACCACCCCTCACACCCCAGCTAGCAGCACAGCCACAGGAGGCTATCAG CCTAACTTAATGAACCTTGGTGTGGAGACTACCACCACTCCTGTGTCCTCCATGGCTGCTATGGGAGCCACCTCCACATTGCACAACTCCCTTGCCACCTATATGACTCAGCAGGTGCAGCCCAACTTGCTATTTGGTctggggcagcagcagcagccaccccCTGCACAGCAGCAGCCTCTTAACCTTCAGACCTCCCATCAAGGTCAGCCCACCATGCAAGCTCCCCCCCACCAGGCCCCAGGTAGTGCAGCACCCCCAACAGCAGCACCTCCTTTACCCCTCAACCTTCACAATCCATACTATGTGTCACTTGGACCCATGCTCCCCTTGCCCATGTCCACACCACAACATAATCACCAGCAGCAGTTTCAGCAGAACATGTTGCAGCAACAGCAGGGTATTCCCGGAGGTTTTAACCAGCACACCATGTATCAGTGA
- the LOC135105036 gene encoding protein PRRC2A-like isoform X1 — protein MARRRSRVSLGRPLIWLGSDWSWDQETAGNAPGVTRKSVSSMQTAKTKTNSPKKTPEDTVLQMKKHMLKLLSMHDYTVFCKTDQKNGQVDVDISKMHRSYLEEHEPQAFEPPPSNDPNREYKPKVKQWLYRKIYLDEFKSFEYAECKRKIGDLRRSIDSVMMQKKKKAPKPKPPAPSPQHQVMPQDYSMNSHSPNTPGPTDMSRTAMPVPPGTIIATTPHTPASSTATGGYQPNLMNLGVETTTTPVSSMAAMGATSTLHNSLATYMTQQVQPNLLFGLGQQQQPPPAQQQPLNLQTSHQGQPTMQAPPHQAPGSAAPPTAAPPLPLNLHNPYYVSLGPMLPLPMSTPQHNHQQQFQQNMLQQQQGIPGGFNQHTMYQ, from the exons ATGGCGAGAAGAAGAAGCCGCGTATCATTGGGCAGACCGCTTATATGGCTGGGCTCAGACTGGAGCTGGGATCAGGAGACGGCGGGGAATGCTCCAGGTGTAACAAGAAAAAGTGTTTCAAGCATGCAGACGGCAA AAACAAAAACCAACTCTCCCAAAAAGACTCCAGAGGACACAGTGCTACAGATGAAGAAGCACATGCTCAAGCTGCTGTCCATGCATGACTACACAGTGTTCTGCAAGACTGACCAGAAAAACGGACAGGTGGATGTTGATATTTCCAAGATGCACCGTTCCTACCTGGAAGAACACGAACCTCAGGCCTTTGAGCCACCCCCTTCCAATG atcCAAATAGAGAATACAAACCTAAAGTCAAGCAGTGGCTGTACAGAAAAATATACTTAGATGAGTTCAAGAGCTTTGAGTATGCAGAATGTAAGCGTAAGATTGGTGACCTTAGACGAAGCATAGACAGTGTGAtgatgcaaaagaaaaagaaagcaccCAAGCCCAAGCCTCCTGCCCCTTCTCCACAGCACCAG GTGATGCCGCAGGACTACAGCATGAATAGCCATAGCCCCAACACTCCCGGACCCACTGACATGAGCAGAACAGCCATGCCAGTTCCTCCAGGTACCATCATTGCCACCACCCCTCACACCCCAGCTAGCAGCACAGCCACAGGAGGCTATCAG CCTAACTTAATGAACCTTGGTGTGGAGACTACCACCACTCCTGTGTCCTCCATGGCTGCTATGGGAGCCACCTCCACATTGCACAACTCCCTTGCCACCTATATGACTCAGCAGGTGCAGCCCAACTTGCTATTTGGTctggggcagcagcagcagccaccccCTGCACAGCAGCAGCCTCTTAACCTTCAGACCTCCCATCAAGGTCAGCCCACCATGCAAGCTCCCCCCCACCAGGCCCCAGGTAGTGCAGCACCCCCAACAGCAGCACCTCCTTTACCCCTCAACCTTCACAATCCATACTATGTGTCACTTGGACCCATGCTCCCCTTGCCCATGTCCACACCACAACATAATCACCAGCAGCAGTTTCAGCAGAACATGTTGCAGCAACAGCAGGGTATTCCCGGAGGTTTTAACCAGCACACCATGTATCAGTGA